One Fusarium oxysporum f. sp. lycopersici 4287 chromosome 8, whole genome shotgun sequence genomic region harbors:
- a CDS encoding hypothetical protein (At least one base has a quality score < 10): MQQQVRPLEMRPADGRSGDMRHSNMRHPDMRQHDPRPSLEMRHSGEVRPSMQSRPSADARQSMDARTSLEVRRPMEDPYRRQQPAGHVSYDANQHGAVAAVPHDPYPLDGMTMLCRTGPSPISDQSSQVTSARPSSRDSHSDYSNPNSFSSVEPPSGKTSPVKQDPIKPNPVPTQAPAPVSAPAPAPAPAPAPVTAPAPAPAVSNGPSPVKLVAKKKSGGFLKNHSPFRRKSNKDLQSSNRNTWHAPSTQNSGSPVRRPQLQTQESSNVVTKERTQSPEPIDANASLALGVGQNVFPVSTPDTKKKPGAATEQTPEETDPIALALAELKGVTLGKQSSMRMSADHYSGLATPAPASEAASRQASASRTAPAPVNSDVAAAKRGTPPPSYQTPVSRLGVPPPAVTSRAMKEATKKATTQTRSMFENGGGSPGGFNSTASRTNTRATETRRSEPSPSQSVPPSASRPATRTTNHGRGESGSYSASPVSRQPTRATDNGRGEPGSYSSASMPRPGTRGTDMSRGETGGYSTPPVARSGTKASEMPRSDTRGIPISRPGTRGSDMSRGGSGIYGSSPGSRPGTRGSDMPRATSPAPARSVSPQPPMNDNMSYRSVSPNPYAASQRSPSVMSSPQKHGSAQGYYPQSPQQAASRGPSPAPYAQQNRPGSSYAGSDMAIQLAPVDDPYGSQRSRGSRPASRAMSYYDDGSTRQRSQSVADPSRLYTGDGRAILHYARALYMYQAAIPEELSFGKGDYLAVLRHQDDGWWEAEVHGGDGSVGLVPSNYLAAC, encoded by the exons ATGCAACAGCAGGTGAGGCCTCTGGAAATGAGACCCGCAGATGGCAGATCTGGAGATATGAGACACTCGAACATGCGACATCCAGATATGCGACAGCACGATCCAAGACCGTCTTTGGAAATGCGCCACTCCGGGGAAGTTCGGCCTTCCATGCAGTCTCGACCCAGTGCTGATGCAAGGCAATCAATGGATGCAAGAACATCTCTGGAAGTACGGCGACCAATGGAGGACCCGTATCGCCGCCAGCAACCTGCAGGTCATGTATCGTATGATGCCAACCAGCATGGTGCTGTTGCAGCCGTGCCACACGACCCTTACCCCCTGGACGGCATGACGATGCTATGCAGGACTGGGCCCAGCCCCATCTCGGACCAGAGTTCGCAGGTGACATCTGCTCGACCTTCGAGCAGAGACTCTCATAGTGATTATTCGAACCCTAACTCGTTCTCTAGTGTGGAACCACCAAGCGGGAAAACTTCACCCGTCAAGCAGGATCCTATAAAACCAAACCCAGTGCCAACTcaagcaccagcaccagtaTCGGCACCTGCGCCGGCACCAGCGCCTGCTCCGGCGCCAGTCACAGCTCCCGCTCCCGCGCCCGCTGTCAGCAATGGCCCGAGCCCTGTCAAATTAGTTGCTAAGAAGAAGAGCGGTGGTTTCTTAAAGAATCACAGTCCATTCAGACGCAAGAGCAACAAGGATCTTCAGTCATCAAACAGGAACACATGGCACGCACCGAGCACGCAAAACTCGGGTAGTCCCGTTCGCAGACCACAGTTGCAGACACAAGAGTCCAGCAATGTTGTCACCAAAGAACGTACTCAGAGTCCTGAGCCCATCGACGCCAATGCCAGTCTGGCTCTGGGAGTGGGACAAAACGTCTTCCCTGTATCTACCCCTGacacaaagaagaagccaggaGCTGCCACTGAACAGACACCGGAGGAAACAGACCCAATCGCTCTGGCCCTTGCGGAGCTGAAAGGTGTCACGTTAGGCAAGCAGTCATCAATGAGAATGTCCGCTGATCACTATTCCGGCCTTGCCACTCCGGCGCCAGCGTCAGAAGCTGCTTCAAGACAAGCCTCAGCCTCTCGCACAGCTCCGGCTCCTGTGAACTCGGATGTTGCGGCGGCAAAGAGAGGAACACCGCCGCCATCGTACCAAACCCCAGTTTCACGCCTGGGTGTCCCACCACCTGCAGTGACTTCTAGGGCAATGAAGGAAGCAACCAAGAAGGCTACCACACAGACACGAAGCATGTTTGAGAATGGAGGCGGTTCGCCAGGAGGATTCAATAGTACTGCTTCTAGGACCAACACTCGAGCGACCGAAACAAGGCGATCTGAGCCATCCCCAAGCCAGAGTGTTCCACCAAGTGCTTCACGACCGGCAACTCGAACCACTAATCATGGCAGAGGCGAGTCTGGTAGTTACAGCGCGTCCCCTGTGTCACGACAGCCTACTAGAGCCACCGATAACGGACGCGGCGAGCCTGGAAGCTATAGCTCAGCATCCATGCCTCGACCAGGCACTCGGGGCACTGACATGAGTAGAGGAGAGACTGGCGGCTATAGTACACCACCTGTAGCACGTTCGGGAACCAAAGCAAGCGAGATGCCCCGATCGGACACTCGCGGAATTCCTATTTCGCGACCAGGCACAAGGGGAAGTGACATGTCTCGTGGCGGATCTGGTATCTACGGATCGTCGCCTGGTTCCCGACCTGGCACCAGAGGCTCTGATATGCCCAGAGCAACTTCGCCAGCACCAGCTCGTAGCGTGTCTCCACAGCCACCTATGAACGACAACATGAGCTACAGATCGGTATCGCCCAACCCTTACGCTGCTAGTCAACGTTCTCCGTCCGTCATGAGCTCACCACAAAAGCATGGGTCAGCCCAGGGGTATTATCCCCAGTCACCTCAGCAGGCTGCTAGTCGCGGGCCTTCTCCTGCACCTTATGCCCAGCAGAATCGTCCCGGAAGCAGCTATGCAGGTAGCGACATGGCAATTCAGCTCGCGCCGGTTGATGATCCCTATGGTTCTCAGAGGAGTCGAGGCAGCCGCCCTGCTTCGAGGGCCATGAGCTACTATGACGATGGTAGTACTCGTCAACGTAGTCAGAGCGTTGCTGATCCGTCTCGGCTGTATACCGGAGATGGCAGAGCAATTCTGCATTATG CACGCGCATTGTACATGTATCAAGCAGCCATTCCCGAGGAGTTGAGCTTTGGCAAGGGTGATTATCTTGCGGTCCTTCGTCACCAAGACGATGGATGGTGGGAGGCTGAAGTCCACGGCGGAGACGGAAGTGTCGGGCTGGTCCCAAGCAATTACCTTGCGGCGTGCTAG